From one Panulirus ornatus isolate Po-2019 chromosome 11, ASM3632096v1, whole genome shotgun sequence genomic stretch:
- the LOC139751324 gene encoding uncharacterized protein produces MNALVVISACICLASGLPQYYPYSAGYVAQPYAAVAPYAAAPTAHVTYDYNIIPDTAEAPPAPGQYVVAPPLLPTEYKGMHHSQDELGQFAFGHTSLHQAHNAVRDFTGAVQGTYTYIDADGNEVIANYIADQDGFRVSSNALPVAPVFEGEAPVAPEFKLEAPVFDLEAPVFDLEAPVFDLEQVEDTPEVAAAREEHFRLVEEHKAVVAAALAAAAAEETAETPAEEEPAEETITEAADDVTLAEEVPVAEEATLAEEVPLSEEAPLAEEIPLAEEEQPAAVVEEEPAPAEETTVERRRKRQVLIPQFYRALPVQPLLLNAESTVEGAVGMAALRDAEVLRIVHNPNHGTSYRLD; encoded by the exons ATGAACGCTCTC GTGGTGATATCAGCGTGCATCTGCCTGGCATCAGGCCTGCCTCAGTACTACCCATACTCGGCTGGCTATGTTGCCCAGCCGTATGCCGCTGTTGCACCCTACGCGGCCGCACCAACAGCCCACGTCACCTACGACTACAACATCATCCCTGATACAGCTGAGGCCCCACCAGCTCCTGGACAATATGTCGTGGCCCCTCCACTACTACCCACCGAGTACAAGGGTATGCACCATTCCCAGGATGAACTGGGTCAGTTTGCCTTCGGTCACACTTCCCTCCATCAGGCACATAATGCCGTCAGGGATTTCACAGGTGCTGTCCAAGGTACCTACACTTACATTGATGCGGACGGTAATGAGGTGATTGCCAACTACATCGCTGACCAAGATGGCTTCCGTGTCTCCTCCAATGCCCTGCCTGTTGCTCCAGTCTTTGAAGGAGAGGCACCAGTGGCCCCAGAGTTCAAACTGGAGGCTCCTGTCTTTGACTTGGAGGCTCCCGTCTTTGACTTGGAGGCTCCCGTCTTTGATTTGGAGCAAGTGGAAGACACCCCCGAGGTGGCTGCTGCCCGTGAAGAGCACTTCCGCCTGGTAGAAGAGCACAAAGCTGTTGTCGCTGCAGCACTGGCAGCCGCCGCTGCTGAGGAAACCGCTGAAACTCCCGCTGAGGAAGAGCCAGCTGAGGAAACAATCACTGAGGCTGCCGATGACGTGACTCTGGCAGAAGAAGTTCCTGTGGCCGAAGAAGCTACTCTGGCCGAAGAAGTTCCTCTTTCCGAAGAAGCTCCTCTGGCCGAAGAAATTCCTCTGGCCGAAGAAGAGCagccagcagcagtagtagaagagGAGCCAGCACCAGCAGAAGAGACAACAGTAGAAAGGCGCCGCAAGCGTCAGGTACTAATTCCACAGTTCTACAGAGCCCTGCCCGTACAACCCCTTCTTCTCAACGCAGAAAGTACAGTGGAAGGTGCTGTTGGTATGGCCGCTCTTCGTGATGCTGAAGTCCTCCGCATCGTCCACAACCCTAATCATGGCACCTCCTACAGACTTGATTAA
- the LOC139751326 gene encoding uncharacterized protein → MNALVVISACICLASGLPQYYPYSAGYVAQPYAAVAPYAAAPTAHVTYDYNIIPDTAEAPPAPGQYVVAPPLLPTEYKGMHHSQDELGQFAFGHTSLHQAHNAVRDFTGAVQGTYTYIDVDGNEVIANYIADQDGFRVSSNALPVAPVFEGEAPVAPEFKLEAPVFDLEAPVFDLEQVEDTPEVAAAREEHFRLVEEHKAVLAAELAAVAAEETAETPAEEEPAEETIIEAADDVTLAEEVPVAEEAPLAEEAPLAEEIPLAEEEQPAAAVEEEPAPAEETTVEKRRKRQVLIPQLYRALPIEPLLLNAESTVEGAVGTAALRDAEVLRIVHNPNHGTSYRLD, encoded by the exons ATGAACGCTCTC GTGGTGATATCAGCGTGCATCTGCCTGGCATCAGGCCTGCCTCAGTACTACCCATACTCGGCTGGCTATGTTGCCCAGCCGTATGCCGCTGTTGCACCCTACGCGGCCGCACCAACAGCCCACGTCACCTACGACTACAACATCATCCCTGATACAGCTGAGGCCCCACCAGCTCCTGGACAATATGTCGTGGCCCCTCCACTACTACCCACCGAGTACAAGGGTATGCACCATTCCCAGGATGAACTGGGTCAGTTTGCCTTCGGTCACACTTCCCTCCATCAGGCACACAATGCTGTCAGGGATTTCACAGGTGCTGTCCAAGGTACCTACACTTACATTGATGTGGACGGTAATGAGGTGATTGCCAACTACATCGCTGACCAAGATGGCTTCCGTGTCTCCTCCAATGCCCTGCCTGTTGCTCCAGTCTTTGAAGGAGAGGCACCAGTGGCCCCAGAGTTCAAATTGGAGGCTCCTGTCTTTGACTTGGAGGCTCCCGTCTTTGACTTGGAGCAAGTGGAAGACACCCCTGAGGTGGCTGCTGCTCGTGAAGAGCACTTCCGCCTCGTAGAGGAGCACAAGGCTGTTCTTGCTGCCGAACTGGCAGCCGTCGCTGCTGAGGAAACAGCTGAAACTCCTGCTGAGGAAGAGCCAGCTGAGGAAACAATCATTGAGGCTGCTGATGATGTGACTCTGGCAGAAGAAGTTCCTGTGGCCGAAGAAGCTCCTCTGGCCGAAGAAGCTCCTCTGGCCGAAGAAATTCCTCTGGCCGAAGAagagcagccagcagcagcagtagaagagGAGCCAGCACCAGCAGAAGAGACAACAGTAGAAAAGCGCCGCAAGCGTCAGGTACTAATTCCACAGTTATACAGAGCCCTACCCATAGAACCCCTTCTTCTCAACGCAGAAAGTACAGTGGAAGGTGCTGTTGGTACGGCCGCTCTTCGTGATGCTGAAGTCCTCCGCATCGTCCACAACCCTAATCATGGCACCTCCTACAGACTTGATTAA